In Wolbachia endosymbiont of Cimex lectularius, the following are encoded in one genomic region:
- the nuoG gene encoding NADH-quinone oxidoreductase subunit NuoG, translating into MVKITINSKECEVEAGLTIIQACEAVGVEIPRFCYHERLAIAGNCRMCLVEVEGGPPKPVASCAIPVAEGMIIHTDTPKVKKAREGVLEFLLINHPLDCPICDQGGECDLQDITMAYGKGTSRLDEHKRAVPKKHFGPLIETAMNRCIHCTRCVRFLSDVAGTNELGGIGRGENVEISTYIKRHISSELSGNIIDLCPVGALTSKPYSFKARPWDLSHCETIDVLDAVGSAIRVDYRGPEVMRILPRLNEEVNEEWISDKTRFAYDGLKVQRLDQPYIKKDGKLTPVDWNEALTVAAKKLRSTKPNKIAAIAGDFADCESMLLLKEMMHKLGSANIDCRQDGAKLIQNNRGSYVFNTTTQGIENADLCLLINTNPKVEAPIINARIRKRYLQGNFPIASIGPDIEYLYHVEKLGDNPSILNEIAKGNHKFCKLLSAAKNPMIIIGQDALTRDDSESILALAGTIAENFNMVKDDWNGFNVLHKAAARVGGLDIGFVPQKGGKDTNQILKQAESGDIEAVYLLGADEIDTSKLENTFVIYQGHHGDRGAHIADVILPGATYIEKYATYVNTEGRVQRTNLAVFPPGEAKEDWLIIKNLSQYLGLSFPYDSLFDVKKKLDTIGPQFRNADQVIKNKWVPITCDEIKLSSAPFALKEYNFYMTDSISRASKIMADCTKAFYGHAS; encoded by the coding sequence GTGGTTAAGATTACCATTAACTCTAAGGAATGTGAAGTAGAGGCTGGGCTTACTATAATCCAAGCCTGTGAAGCTGTGGGCGTTGAAATTCCACGCTTTTGTTATCATGAGCGCTTAGCAATCGCCGGTAACTGTAGAATGTGTTTGGTTGAAGTGGAAGGCGGACCTCCAAAACCAGTAGCCTCTTGCGCAATACCAGTTGCAGAGGGTATGATTATTCATACTGATACCCCAAAAGTCAAAAAGGCACGTGAAGGAGTGCTCGAGTTTTTGCTAATTAACCATCCGCTTGATTGCCCAATTTGTGATCAAGGTGGTGAGTGTGATTTGCAAGATATAACAATGGCCTATGGAAAGGGAACTAGCAGACTTGATGAACATAAAAGGGCTGTACCAAAAAAGCATTTTGGGCCACTTATTGAAACTGCAATGAATAGATGCATCCATTGCACTCGATGCGTTAGGTTCTTGTCTGATGTTGCAGGTACAAACGAACTTGGAGGAATTGGTAGAGGAGAAAATGTAGAGATCAGCACTTACATAAAAAGGCATATTAGCTCCGAGTTATCTGGAAATATCATAGACCTCTGCCCTGTAGGAGCTTTAACTTCAAAACCTTACTCATTTAAGGCGCGTCCATGGGATCTATCACATTGCGAAACTATAGATGTGCTCGATGCTGTGGGAAGTGCGATCAGAGTCGATTATCGCGGTCCGGAAGTGATGCGAATATTGCCAAGACTCAATGAAGAAGTGAATGAGGAATGGATATCAGACAAAACTCGTTTTGCTTACGATGGACTAAAAGTGCAACGCCTTGACCAACCTTATATAAAGAAAGATGGTAAATTAACACCGGTTGATTGGAATGAAGCACTAACTGTTGCTGCAAAAAAACTAAGAAGTACAAAGCCAAACAAAATAGCTGCAATTGCAGGTGATTTTGCGGATTGTGAGTCTATGCTTCTACTAAAAGAAATGATGCATAAGCTTGGCTCAGCAAATATAGATTGTAGGCAGGATGGAGCAAAGCTTATACAAAATAATCGTGGATCATACGTGTTCAACACCACTACTCAGGGTATAGAGAATGCAGATTTATGCCTGCTTATAAACACAAATCCTAAAGTAGAGGCACCAATTATTAATGCACGTATAAGAAAAAGATATTTACAAGGCAACTTTCCTATTGCAAGCATTGGTCCTGACATTGAATATTTGTATCATGTTGAGAAGCTAGGCGATAATCCTAGCATTTTAAATGAAATAGCGAAAGGAAATCACAAATTTTGCAAGCTGCTAAGCGCTGCTAAAAACCCTATGATCATCATCGGTCAAGATGCATTAACAAGAGATGATTCCGAATCAATTTTAGCTTTAGCTGGCACAATTGCAGAAAATTTTAACATGGTCAAAGATGACTGGAATGGTTTTAATGTGCTGCACAAAGCCGCAGCACGAGTTGGTGGATTAGATATTGGATTTGTTCCCCAAAAAGGTGGAAAAGACACTAACCAAATACTAAAGCAAGCAGAAAGTGGCGATATAGAAGCTGTTTATCTTCTCGGTGCAGATGAAATTGACACATCAAAGTTAGAAAATACATTTGTAATTTATCAAGGTCATCATGGCGATAGAGGGGCACATATAGCAGATGTTATTCTACCTGGAGCTACATACATAGAGAAATATGCAACTTATGTGAATACTGAAGGGCGAGTGCAGAGAACAAATTTAGCTGTATTTCCCCCTGGTGAAGCAAAGGAAGACTGGTTGATTATTAAAAATTTGTCGCAATATCTGGGCCTCTCCTTCCCATATGATAGTTTATTTGACGTGAAAAAAAAATTAGATACTATAGGCCCACAGTTTAGAAACGCTGACCAGGTGATAAAAAACAAATGGGTGCCAATTACCTGCGACGAGATAAAACTAAGCAGTGCGCCTTTCGCCCTAAAAGAATATAATTTTTATATGACAGATTCCATAAGCCGCGCTTCAAAAATAATGGCAGATTGTACCAAGGCTTTCTATGGACACGCTAGTTAA
- a CDS encoding adenylosuccinate synthase, whose protein sequence is MNNIIIVGLQWGDEGKGKIVDYLSENADVVVRFQGGNNAGHTIVIDDEVYKLNLLPSAVLRTGKISVIGNGVALDSHALISEIESLKTRGIDINPSNLIVSESCSLILNVHKDKEKLFEDLNGNHKIGTTNKGIGPCYEDKVGRRAIRLCDLENADELNNRVDTLLNYHNAIRKSLNFQVVKKEEMLKEIEEIAKKILPYKKPVWKILNDLAREGKKIIFEGAQGTFLDIDHGTYPFVTSSNTVASQAITGSGLFSNAYVIGVAKAYTTRVGNGPFPTEQKNEVGDSLFAIGKELGTVSNRRRRCGWFDAVLVRQAVQLSGVSSIVLTKLDILDSFDTVKICTGYKCSGRIYDYLPASHSIQGELEPIYEEFPGWKENTQGKRSVEELPANLMRYVRKIEELIGVPIYLISTSPKREDVIELKDFKFSESIFASY, encoded by the coding sequence ATGAATAATATTATAATTGTTGGTCTACAGTGGGGCGATGAAGGAAAGGGTAAAATAGTAGATTATCTTTCTGAGAACGCAGACGTAGTCGTAAGATTTCAGGGGGGAAATAATGCAGGGCATACTATAGTAATAGATGATGAGGTTTATAAATTAAATTTGCTACCTTCCGCTGTTTTAAGGACGGGCAAAATATCTGTTATAGGAAACGGTGTTGCTCTTGATTCACATGCTCTAATCTCAGAAATAGAGTCATTAAAAACTAGAGGAATAGATATCAACCCGAGCAATTTGATTGTCTCTGAAAGCTGCTCATTGATACTTAATGTACATAAGGACAAGGAAAAATTATTTGAAGATTTAAACGGGAATCACAAAATTGGCACAACAAACAAAGGAATAGGGCCGTGTTATGAAGATAAAGTTGGAAGAAGAGCTATACGCCTTTGTGACTTAGAAAACGCAGATGAGCTCAATAATAGAGTGGATACTCTTCTGAATTATCACAATGCTATCAGGAAAAGCCTAAACTTTCAGGTAGTAAAAAAAGAAGAAATGTTAAAGGAAATTGAAGAGATCGCAAAAAAAATTCTTCCATACAAAAAGCCAGTGTGGAAAATATTGAACGATCTTGCAAGAGAAGGTAAGAAAATAATATTTGAAGGCGCCCAAGGCACATTTTTAGATATCGACCATGGGACATACCCTTTCGTTACTTCAAGCAATACCGTAGCATCACAAGCAATAACAGGCTCGGGATTGTTTTCCAATGCCTATGTTATCGGTGTAGCAAAAGCTTATACAACAAGAGTAGGCAACGGTCCATTCCCTACTGAGCAGAAAAATGAAGTGGGAGATAGCTTATTTGCTATAGGCAAGGAGCTTGGAACAGTGAGTAATAGAAGAAGACGCTGCGGTTGGTTTGATGCAGTTTTAGTGCGCCAGGCAGTGCAACTTTCTGGAGTTTCAAGTATTGTATTAACTAAACTAGATATTCTTGACTCTTTTGACACAGTTAAAATATGTACTGGTTATAAGTGCAGTGGAAGAATATACGATTATCTGCCTGCATCACATTCAATACAAGGAGAATTGGAGCCGATATATGAGGAATTTCCTGGTTGGAAAGAAAACACTCAAGGCAAAAGGTCGGTTGAGGAGTTGCCTGCAAATTTGATGAGATATGTGAGAAAAATAGAAGAATTAATAGGTGTACCAATTTATCTAATTTCAACTAGTCCAAAGAGGGAGGACGTTATAGAACTTAAAGATTTTAAGTTTTCTGAAAGTATTTTTGCATCTTATTAA